The following proteins are encoded in a genomic region of Methylobacterium tardum:
- a CDS encoding transporter substrate-binding domain-containing protein — protein sequence MSQSPPPRSERSTTPSRSSRGDRTGIPFRFAAAALAAALLWPPPASAAAPTEPQAAPAAPPVVTVPDFWNPRSRGERIEAPQTGRAVRFLTDDEFPPLHFAGPDGNPTGFVVELARAVCEKLTITCTVQARRFDTLLDALDGKQGDVVAAAIPLTATLREKFLATRPYFRWPARFAARTDKGLPVPSAAALAGRSVGVIAGSAHAAYLKAFFPKAVPKDFTDLAAAEGALKRGEIDYLFADGLNLALYVGGQDAETCCALTGGDYLENRYFGEGIGLITRQEDAALSRALDDALQRVWDDGKYTELYLRFFPVSPF from the coding sequence GTGAGCCAGTCCCCGCCCCCACGCTCCGAGAGGAGCACCACCCCCTCCCGATCGTCAAGAGGCGATAGGACAGGCATCCCATTCCGGTTCGCGGCGGCCGCGCTCGCCGCCGCGCTCCTCTGGCCGCCGCCCGCCAGCGCCGCGGCGCCGACGGAGCCCCAGGCCGCGCCCGCCGCCCCTCCCGTCGTCACGGTGCCGGATTTCTGGAACCCGCGCAGCCGGGGCGAGCGGATCGAGGCGCCTCAGACCGGCCGGGCGGTTCGCTTCCTCACGGACGACGAGTTCCCGCCGCTGCACTTCGCCGGCCCCGACGGCAACCCGACGGGCTTCGTGGTCGAACTCGCCCGGGCCGTCTGCGAGAAGCTGACGATCACCTGCACGGTGCAGGCGCGCCGCTTCGACACCCTGCTGGACGCCCTCGACGGCAAGCAGGGCGACGTGGTCGCGGCCGCCATCCCCCTGACGGCGACGCTGCGGGAGAAATTCCTGGCGACGCGGCCGTATTTCCGCTGGCCGGCGCGCTTCGCGGCGCGGACCGACAAGGGCCTGCCCGTCCCCTCGGCGGCGGCGCTCGCCGGGCGCAGCGTCGGCGTGATCGCCGGCAGCGCGCACGCGGCCTACCTCAAGGCGTTCTTCCCGAAGGCCGTCCCGAAGGACTTCACCGACCTCGCGGCGGCCGAGGGCGCGCTCAAGCGCGGCGAGATCGACTACCTGTTCGCCGACGGCCTGAACCTCGCCCTCTATGTCGGCGGCCAGGACGCGGAGACTTGCTGCGCGCTGACCGGCGGCGACTACCTGGAGAACCGCTATTTCGGGGAGGGCATCGGCCTGATCACCCGCCAGGAGGACGCGGCCCTCTCCCGGGCGCTGGACGACGCGCTCCAGCGGGTCTGGGACGACGGCAAGTACACCGAGCTGTACCTGCGGTTCTTCCCGGTCAGCCCGTTCTGA